One genomic window of Metopolophium dirhodum isolate CAU chromosome 4, ASM1992520v1, whole genome shotgun sequence includes the following:
- the LOC132943281 gene encoding neurensin-1-like produces the protein MADATAAAAGRRSDGDDNTGGGDGNNSGPPVLTVHMTSDNDGDTVVVSSGCSGFPSPVLGAKTGHVPATAVTTTTTTATAAKGILVHNNKKSANTNRVSFVTNSSSSPSAERSKKKHYQPRRSDDEADDVPLPYHARTGRRLTGFGVKSYLHEFYDDPDGSESFQVCGGGGGNDDFKYFVEPEVRWYRHCYGVYAVLGLAIMAVGAIALAAGHLIPAKDPVVGRSVHMEVIDRRAVSFNDHLASCRYVGSVVFAVGFVFTVVRFWASVIRGGRGISGNGEDHRVAEKLRAGEERPSPTKGQRAQTVRIPITGTLENVQPDPTAIKLQFADSS, from the exons ATGGCGGATGCAACCGCGGCAGCAGCGGGTCGACGATCGGACGGCGACGACAATACGGGCGGTGGTGACGGTAACAACAG TGGCCCACCGGTGTTGACCGTTCACATGACGTCCGATAACGATGGCGATACCGTGGTGGTGTCATCGGGCTGCAGTGGTTTCCCAAGTCCCGTGCTCGGCGCTAAAACGGGTCATGTGCCCGCCACTGccgtcaccaccaccaccaccaccgccactgCCGCCAAGGGGATACTGGTGCACAACAACAAGAAATCGGCCAACACGAACCGTGTGAGTTTCGTTACGaattcgtcgtcgtcgccgtcggcCGAGCGGTCCAAGAAAAAACACTACCAGCCGCGGAGATCGGACGACGAGGCCGACGACGTCCCGTTGCCTTACCACGCCAGGACTGGCAGGCGGCTGACGGGTTTCGGCGTCAAGAGTTACTTGCACGAGTTCTATGACGATCCCGATGGCAGCGAATCGTTTCag gtctgcggcggcggcggcggcaatgACGACTTCAAATACTTTGTGGAACCGGAAGTCCGTTGGTATCGCCACTGCTATGGCGTGTACGCGGTACTCGGGCTGGCCATCATGGCCGTGGGGGCAATAGCGTTGGCCGCCGGTCACCTGATACCGGCCAAGGACCCGGTGGTCGGCCGGTCCGTCCACATGGAGGTGATCGACCGAAGGGCCGTCTCGTTCAACGATCACTTGGCCTCGTGCCGTTACGTCGGTTCGGTGGTGTTCGCCGTCGGGTTCGTGTTCACCGTCGTCCGGTTTTGGGCGTCCGTGATAAGGGGCGGCCGTGGCATCAGTGGCAATGGCGAAGATCATCGGGTGGCCGAGAAGCTGCGGGCCGGCGAAGAGCGGCCGTCACCGACGAAGGGGCAGCGGGCGCAAACCGTCCGAATACCCATCACGGGCACGTTGGAGAACGTACAGCCAGACCCGACGGCTATAAAACTGCAGTTCGCCGACAGCAGTTga